A stretch of Aerococcus christensenii DNA encodes these proteins:
- the greA gene encoding transcription elongation factor GreA, with translation MTQETFPMTEEGKKRLEAELEDLKVRRRPEIIERIKIARGFGDLSENSEYESAKNEQSALEGQIAKLEHMIRYAEIIDPSAAGEDTVSIGKRVKFIELPDGEAETYEIVGKAEADPFGGRISNESPIAKAIIGHQVGEKVDIETPGGQFTVEILSVETA, from the coding sequence ATGACACAAGAAACCTTTCCAATGACTGAAGAAGGTAAAAAAAGATTAGAAGCTGAATTAGAAGATTTGAAGGTCCGTCGTCGTCCAGAAATTATCGAAAGAATCAAGATTGCTCGAGGGTTCGGGGACTTATCCGAAAACTCAGAATATGAATCCGCTAAGAATGAACAATCGGCCTTAGAAGGACAAATTGCTAAGTTGGAGCACATGATTCGTTATGCTGAAATCATCGATCCTTCTGCAGCGGGTGAAGATACGGTTTCTATTGGTAAACGGGTGAAGTTTATCGAACTTCCTGACGGAGAAGCAGAAACCTATGAAATCGTCGGAAAAGCAGAAGCTGATCCGTTCGGTGGACGTATCTCGAATGAATCTCCTATCGCCAAGGCCATCATTGGTCATCAAGTGGGCGAAAAGGTGGATATTGAAACCCCAGGCGGACAATTTACGGTTGAAATTCTATCTGTGGAGACCGCTTAA
- the mltG gene encoding endolytic transglycosylase MltG produces the protein MLKKSKKVKNNQSRRAKKSSSFSRRLVKSLIFTLTLVVVVFALLMAFLMKSGGTGAKKDVKVEIPTGATSDQIAYILDKEGVVFSGDLFKIYMRVVKHSPIQAGTYQLTTASGFDKALNDLQDKKHVKVNVLLLKEGQTLEQMAEAMAAYFNLSKQDVMDQLTDPDFVQECVAKYPKLLSGVKNNQDVRYQLEGYLFPATYEVKPTDSLKTLVDKMLQESEKIRQKYASTFQGQDLTWHQILTLASIIEREASSDEDRQMVSGVFYNRLEAGMPLQSDVTLLYAHKAHLAYVTEADTQIDSPYNLYTNKGLGPGPFNSPSESSIRAALSPKKNDYFFFVANLDTKKVYYSKTYEEHEALVKEHVSEDNAKYNH, from the coding sequence TCAAGGCGTTTAGTGAAAAGCTTGATCTTTACCTTAACCCTCGTGGTGGTGGTCTTTGCTTTATTGATGGCTTTCTTGATGAAGTCGGGAGGAACGGGCGCGAAGAAAGACGTGAAGGTAGAGATTCCTACTGGGGCGACGAGTGATCAAATTGCTTATATCTTAGACAAAGAGGGCGTGGTTTTTAGTGGGGATTTGTTCAAGATCTACATGCGGGTGGTGAAACATTCTCCTATTCAGGCAGGCACCTACCAGTTGACGACAGCGTCAGGTTTTGACAAGGCTTTGAATGATTTGCAAGACAAGAAGCACGTGAAGGTGAATGTCTTGTTGTTGAAAGAGGGGCAGACGCTTGAACAGATGGCAGAGGCAATGGCCGCTTATTTCAACCTCTCTAAGCAGGATGTTATGGATCAACTGACAGATCCTGATTTTGTTCAGGAATGTGTCGCTAAGTATCCCAAACTCTTATCGGGTGTGAAGAATAATCAAGACGTTCGTTATCAGTTGGAGGGCTATCTTTTCCCGGCAACTTATGAAGTAAAGCCGACAGATAGCTTGAAGACTTTGGTGGACAAGATGCTTCAAGAGAGTGAGAAGATCCGTCAAAAGTATGCGTCTACTTTCCAGGGACAGGATTTGACTTGGCATCAGATCTTGACTTTGGCTTCGATTATTGAGCGAGAGGCCTCTTCTGATGAGGACCGGCAGATGGTATCTGGGGTTTTCTATAATCGTTTAGAAGCAGGGATGCCGCTTCAGTCGGATGTGACCTTACTTTATGCGCATAAAGCGCATTTGGCTTATGTGACGGAGGCAGATACGCAAATTGATTCGCCTTATAATCTCTACACCAATAAGGGACTAGGCCCAGGACCTTTCAATAGTCCGAGCGAGTCAAGTATTCGGGCCGCTCTTTCTCCTAAGAAGAATGATTATTTCTTCTTTGTGGCGAACTTAGATACGAAGAAAGTCTACTATTCCAAAACCTATGAAGAGCATGAAGCCTTAGTGAAGGAACATGTCAGTGAAGACAACGCAAAATATAATCATTAA
- the rpsB gene encoding 30S ribosomal protein S2, whose protein sequence is MAQVSMKQLLEAGVHFGHQTRRWNPKMDRYIFTERNGIYVIDLQQTVKLIDEAYDFIRDIAAEGGNILFVGTKKQAQQAVEEEAIRCGQYYVNHRWLGGLLTNWNTIQKSIQRMRDIDQMEADGTFDVLPKKEVSELTKERQKLVDNLGGMADMPAIPDAIFVVDPRKEEIAVKEAKKLNIPIIAMVDTNCDPDDIDYVIPSNDDAIRAIRLIASRLADAVIEGNHGEDEEADDQELATDEDLEKVAQQFASENEE, encoded by the coding sequence ATGGCTCAAGTAAGCATGAAACAATTATTAGAAGCTGGTGTCCACTTCGGTCACCAAACACGTCGTTGGAATCCTAAGATGGATCGTTACATTTTCACAGAACGGAACGGAATCTACGTTATCGACCTACAACAAACCGTTAAGTTGATTGACGAAGCTTATGACTTCATCCGTGACATCGCTGCAGAAGGTGGGAACATCTTATTTGTAGGGACCAAGAAACAAGCTCAACAAGCGGTTGAAGAAGAAGCTATTCGTTGTGGCCAATACTACGTTAACCATCGTTGGTTAGGTGGTTTGTTAACCAACTGGAACACCATCCAAAAATCTATTCAACGTATGCGTGACATCGACCAAATGGAAGCAGACGGCACTTTCGATGTTTTACCTAAGAAAGAAGTTTCTGAATTAACCAAAGAACGTCAAAAATTAGTAGACAACTTAGGTGGTATGGCAGATATGCCTGCTATTCCTGATGCTATCTTCGTGGTTGACCCACGCAAGGAAGAAATCGCTGTTAAGGAAGCTAAGAAGTTAAATATTCCTATCATCGCTATGGTTGACACCAACTGTGACCCAGATGACATCGATTATGTCATTCCTTCTAACGATGACGCTATCCGTGCCATTCGTTTGATTGCTAGCCGTTTAGCAGACGCTGTTATCGAAGGAAATCATGGGGAAGACGAAGAAGCTGACGATCAAGAACTTGCAACCGACGAAGATCTTGAAAAAGTTGCTCAACAATTTGCAAGCGAAAACGAAGAATAA